In Triticum aestivum cultivar Chinese Spring chromosome 5B, IWGSC CS RefSeq v2.1, whole genome shotgun sequence, the following proteins share a genomic window:
- the LOC123110066 gene encoding obtusifoliol 14-alpha demethylase-like — translation MDMLATRTTWLAIALFFITIVSTKISRWKSNIHHLPTRPLPPVVNVLALLPSVFKKGFGVTINDLYTRYGSVFTINLLGPKITLLVGPDVSAHFFQGLESEISFGNFAEVTVPIFGQEVLYGVDVATRSEQVNFLLDILKPSKLRSLVDPIFQEVEAYFANWGHDGIVDLKHELEQVLMFISSRCLLGYEVRQMMLKEVYSLFHELENGLNFFSYLFPYIPTPTNRRRDKAHNRLKEIFTTTIRSRRSSSRAEEDALQRLMDSKYKDGRSITDGEISGMVMALIFAGKHPSSITSIWTGAFMLSNTKFLIAAMEEQKHILSKYKNQIGYDALLEMDTLNRCIKEAIRMHTPAQMLARKAHKKFKVQTKEGKEYDIPGGHTVVIPTAFNNKLAHVYTDPHVYDPDRFGPGREEDKVGGEYSFTTFGGGRHVCPGMALAYLQIKVIWSHLLRNFELKLISPFPNADLRKMGQEPKGKVMISYKRHQLLHC, via the exons ATGGACATGCTGGCAACTAGAACCACATGGTTGGCCATAGCTCTCTTTTTCATAACTATTGTATCCACTAAGATTTCAAGATGGAAAAGCAATATCCATCATTTGCCCACAAGACCACTTCCACCTGTGGTGAATGTCCTTGCTCTCTTACCTTCGGTTTTTAAAAAGGGTTTTGGGGTTACAATCAATGATCTATACACAAGGTACGGCAGTGTATTTACAATAAATTTGCTTGGGCCAAAGATAACCTTGTTGGTTGGACCAGATGTCTCGGCTCATTTCTTCCAAGGGCTCGAGTCAGAGATTAGCTTTGGTAATTTTGCCGAGGTTACTGTTCCCATCTTTGGCCAGGAAGTTTTGTATGGTGTAGATGTCGCAACTCGCAGTGAGCAAGTAAACTTCCTGCTTGATATATTAAAGCCATCCAAGTTGCGAAGCCTCGTTGATCCCATATTTCAAGAAGTAGAG GCCTACTTTGCAAACTGGGGACATGATGGCATAGTTGATCTTAAACATGAACTTGAGCAGGTGCTCATGTTTATCTCAAGTCGGTGCCTACTCGGATATGAGGTTCGGCAGATGATGCTGAAAGAAGTATACTCACTGTTCCATGAACTTGAGAATGGCTTAAACTTTTTCAGTTACTTGTTtccatatattccaactccgacaaACCGCCGACGCGACAAGGCACACAATAGGCTGAAAGAAATATTCACCACAACTATCAGGTCACGCAGGAGTTCTAGCCGTGCCGAGGAGGATGCACTACAGAGGTTGATGGATTCCAAGTATAAAGATGGTCGCTCCATAACGGACGGAGAAATTTCTGGCATGGTCATGGCCCTCATCTTTGCTGGAAAACACCCAAGCTCTATCACTAGTATATGGACCGGAGCTTTCATGTTGAGCAACACCAAGTTCTTAATAGCTGCCATGGAGGAGCAAAAGCATATCCTTAGCAAGTACAAGAACCAAATAGGCTATGATGCCTTGTTAGAGATGGATACCCTGAATAGATGCATCAAGGAGGCGATTAGGATGCATACACCAGCACAAATGTTAGCTCGCAAGGCACATAAGAAATTCAAGGTGCAGACCAAGGAAGGCAAGGAATATGACATACCTGGAGGGCATACTGTTGTAATCCCTACGGCGTTCAACAATAAGCTGGCACACGTTTACACTGACCCTCATGTGTATGATCCGGATCGGTTTGGTCCTGGAAGAGAGGAGGATAAAGTTGGTGGTGAGTACTCTTTCACGACATTTGGTGGTGGAAGGCATGTTTGCCCTGGCATGGCCTTGGCTTACCTGCAAATTAAGGTGATATGGAGCCATCTGCTAAGAAACTTTGAGCTCAAGCTAATATCTCCTTTCCCCAATGCAGACTTGAGAAAGATGGGCCAAGAGCCTAAAGGAAAAGTAATGATAAGTTATAAGAGACATCAATTGTTGCACTGCTAG
- the LOC123110065 gene encoding GTP-binding protein BRASSINAZOLE INSENSITIVE PALE GREEN 2, chloroplastic — MAKPMPLPTPAAAAAAAAAARLPVGLLLHTTPPLRLRLRVPSFLSPPPQSRGLSSPLRAAAAAVSTTTTGRRAARPPNPGQVISEGRDEDARRAVCPGCGVFMQDDDPDLPGFFTSPSRRPPQNELGEEESDSPEVFVGDEEDADDDGLPSESDLAAELDGLDTGFLESLKEEEDEEDEDEEEDGGGEAEAGMDAGSGWDSGWDEGMEEDEEEKWSKELDGFTPPGVGYGSITEETLERMRKEKLSKAERKRRVREAKQAEAREDSAVVCARCHSLRNYGHVKNDRADNLIPDFDFDRFISLRLMKRSAGTPVIVMVVDCADFDGSFPKRAAKSLFRALEGRGNSKLSETPRLVLVGTKVDLLPWEQMGVRLEKWVRGRAKAFGAPKLDAVYLVSVHKDLSVRNLISYVKDLAGPRSNVWVIGAQNAGKSTLINAFAKKQGVKITRLTEAAVPGTTLGILRMTGVLPAKAKMYDTPGLLHPYIMSMRLNTEERKMVEIRKELRPRTFRVKAGQSVHIGGLTRLDVLEASVQTIYVTVWASANISLHLGKTENAEELRDKHVGIRLQPPVGPERVAELGQWTERRIDVSGVSWDVNSTDIAVSGLGWYSLGLKGNATVAVHTFDGIDVTQRDAMILHRAKFLERPGFLLPISIANAIGEETRKKNERLNAQQQSDGEDDDDDLSDDESA, encoded by the exons ATGGCTAAACCCATGCCGCTCCCGACCccggccgccgcggcggcggcggcggcggcagcgcgcctccccgtcggcctcctcctccacaCAACCCCGcctctccgcctccgcctccgcgtcCCCTCCTTCCTCTCGCCACCACCCCAAAGCCGCGGCCTTTCCTCCCCCCTCcgggctgccgccgccgccgtatccaccaccaccaccggcaggCGCGCCGCCAGGCCGCCGAACCCGGGGCAGGTCATCAGCGAGGGCAGGGACgaggacgcccgccgcgccgtgtGCCCCGGGTGCGGGGTGTTCATGCAGGACGACGACCCCGACCTCCCCGGCTTCTTCACCAGCCCCTCCCGCCGGCCCCCGCAGAACGAATTGGGAGAAGAAGAATCCGATTCTCCGGAGGTGTTCGTCGGGGACGAGGAGGATGCGGACGACGATGGCTTGCCGTCGGAGTCCGATCTCGCCGCCGAACTGGACGGCCTGGACACCGGATTTCTCGAGtccctcaaagaagaagaagacgaagaagatgaggatgaggaggaggacggtgGCGGAGAGGCGGAGGCCGGCATGGACGCCGGGAGCGGCTGGGACTCGGGCTGGGACGAGGGGatggaagaggacgaggaggagaaatGGAGCAAAGAGCTGGACGGCTTCACGCCGCCGGGGGTCGGGTACGGGAGCATCACGGAGGAGACCCTGGAGAGGATGAGGAAGGAGAAGCTGTCCAAGGCGGAGCGGAAGAGGCGGGTGAGGGAGGCCAAGCAGGCCGAGGCGAGGGAGGACTCCGCCGTGGTGTGCGCCCGGTGCCACTCGCTGAGGAACTACGGGCACGTCAAGAATGACAGGGCTGACAACCTGATCCCGGACTTCGACTTCGACCGGTTCATTTCGTTGCGCCTGATGAAGCGGTCGGCCGGCACACCGGTCATCGTCATGGTGGTGGACTGCGCCGACTTCGACGGCTCCTTCCCCAAGAGGGCGGCCAAGTCGTTGTTCAGGGCGCTCGAGGGGAGGGGGAACTCCAAATTGAGCGAGACGCCGAGGCTCGTCCTTGTCGGCACCAAGGTGGatcttctgccatgggagcagaTGGGGGTGAGGCTGGAGAAATGGGTGCGAGGCCGTGCTAAGGCCTTTGGAGCACCAAAGCTCGATGCTGTCTACTTGGTCAGTGTTCATAAGGATTTGTCGGTGAGGAACTTGATCTCATACGTCAAGGACCTAGCCGGGCCGCGTAGCAACGTGTGGGTGATCGGCGCGCAGAATGCTGGGAAATCTACGCTGATCAATGCGTTTGCAAAGAAGCAAGGTGTTAAAATCACAAGATTGACGGAAGCCGCAGTCCCGGGAACTACATTAGGCATATTAAGGATGACAGGAGTTTTGCCTGCAAAGGCTAAGATGTATGACACTCCTGGCTTGCTGCATCCGTATATTATGTCAATGAGGTTAAACACCGAGGAACGGAAGATGGTTGAAATCAGGAAGGAACTTCGGCCACGGACCTTCAGGGTGAAG GCTGGACAATCTGTCCACATTGGAGGGTTAACACGCCTGGATGTACTAGAAGCTTCAGTTCAAACCATCTATGTAACTGTTTGGGCATCTGCCAATATTTCCCTTCATCTTGGAAAGACTGAAAATGCCGAAGAACTGCGGGACAAGCATGTTGGCATCAGACTTCAG CCACCAGTTGGGCCAGAGCGAGTCGCCGAACTGGGCCAGTGGACAGAGAGGCGGATCGACGTGTCTGGGGTCAGCTGGGACGTGAACAGCACAGACATCGCGGTCTCCGGCCTAGGCTGGTACTCGCTGGGCCTGAAAGGCAACGCCACCGTCGCCGTGCACACTTTCGACGGCATCGACGTGACGCAGCGCGACGCGATGATCCTCCACCGTGCCAAGTTCCTCGAGAGGCCCGGGTTCTTGCTGCCCATCTCCATCGCGAACGCCATCGGCGAGGAGACCAGGAAGAAGAACGAGAGATTGAACGCCCAACAGCAGAGCGACGGCGAAGACGATGACGACGACCTTTCCGACGACGAAAGCGCCTAG
- the LOC123110067 gene encoding ubiquitin-conjugating enzyme 15: MTSSSTPSRKALSKIACNRLQKELAEWQVGPPAGFKYKVSDNLQRWVIEVGGAEGTLYAGETYQLQVDFPEHYPMEAPQVIFLNPAPMHPHIYSNGHICLDILYDSWSPAMTVSSVCISILSMLSSSPAKQRPADNDRYVRNCRNGRSPKETRWWFHDDKV, translated from the exons ATGACGAGCTCCTCCACGCCGTCCCGCAAG GCGCTGAGCAAGATCGCCTGCAACCGGCTGCAGAAGGAGCTCGCCGAGTGGCAGGTCGGCCCGCCCGCCGGCTTCAAGTACAAGGTCTCCGACAACCTCCAGAG ATGGGTGATCGAGGTGGGCGGGGCGGAGGGCACGCTCTACGCCGGCGAGACGTACCAGCTGCAGGTCGACTTCCCCGAGCATTACCCCATGGAGGCACCTCAG GTCATTTTCCTCAACCCGGCGCCGATGCACCCGCACATTTACAGCAACGGGCACATCTGCTTAG ATATACTGTATGACTCGTGGTCGCCTGCGATGACTGTAAGTTCAGTCTGTATCAGCATCTTGTCGATGCTGTCTAGCTCGCCAGCAAAG CAACGCCCGGCGGACAATGATCGCTACGTTAGGAACTGCCGCAACGGGAGGTCGCCCAAGGAGACCCGATGGTGGTTTCACGACGACAAAGTATGA
- the LOC123115405 gene encoding probable 3-beta-hydroxysteroid-Delta(8),Delta(7)-isomerase, translating into MAAIGGHPYSPSDLELPGFVPQQLSPLQLVVPLIGTSLLLIAVVWLVSGHVLNTGRSGRLSKADHLLMCWWAITGLTHLII; encoded by the exons ATGGCGGCGATAGGCGGCCACCCTTACTCTCCAAGTGACCTGGAGCTCCCCGGTTTCGTGCCGCAGCAGCTTTCACCCCTCCAACTCGTGGTGCCCCTCATAGGCACCTCCCTCTTGCTCATCGCAGTGGTCTGGCTTGTCTCCGGCCATGTCCTCAATACTG GAAGATCCGGCAGATTATCCAAGGCCGACCATTTGCTCATGTGCTGGTGGGCAATCACTGGGTTGACCCACCTAATCATTTAA